A single region of the Montipora capricornis isolate CH-2021 chromosome 13, ASM3666992v2, whole genome shotgun sequence genome encodes:
- the LOC138029824 gene encoding uncharacterized protein: protein MTSKEEPELQDEGYRLNVRIPDWPYEKWELLDSTKEDTDIKASPMHKIPVSVSPVFDSFLQSFSPQLDIHNEQKSFQILHEITIMLKGSLYELGKSYKCFEECQLVQAGSVAEKTKIAAFDEFDFLIVLEYFANTEYFQTVVRKDSVRIYVKDPTVVDLLPTECSLHSGTIHFLDFSLRSKFMQTFIKIFDSRLLPGWKRSTTDKEIICGSGIASTLHLTCDKFGLDVDVDLCLCVPIRVDDFKGALSIPNDASPNFTDYLSIQALLFRYISNIMELSPLELYAILGKEDHTFEAISTRITAPHLELSSFQSLLPQDGRIKAYCIAKCILSAFLPKLSKIFGCKRCCHRLVRSYHIKNILLSMFKNYKEDSHWSNSMVPVLEIFFILKECMISDDESSYDAAVSKHCFPGTLYVENVTNLSPYYNSEQGGKFFFTPDSHKPLYELSSSPVFESHLLTGNEEADNLLRVWFEKLNNKPWNSRQLLLDLFSFLNTLNETV from the exons ATGACGTCGAAAGAGGAGCCTGAGTTACAGGACGAGGGATATCGTTTGAACGTGAGGATCCCTGATTGGCCGTATGAAAAATGGGAATTATTAGACAGCACCAAA gaaGACACTGACATCAAAGCTTCTCCGATGCACAAAATTCCAGTTTCGGTTAGTCCAGTGTTTGATTCATTTCTCCAAAGTTTTTCTCCCCAACTGGACATTCATAATGAACAAAAAAGTTTCCAAATATTGCATGAAATAACAATCATGTTGAAAGGCAGCTTATACGAGCTTGGAAAGTCTTACAAATGCTTCGAAGAATGTCAACTCGTTCAAGCCGGAAGTGTAGCTGAGAAAACGAAAATAGCAGCATTTGATGAGTTTGACTTTCTGATTGTCTTGGAATATTTTGCCAACACGGAATACTTTCAAACGGTTGTCAGGAAGGATTCAGTTAGGATATACGTAAAGGATCCAACTGTTGTAGATCTACTCCCGACTGAATGCAGCCTTCATTCAGGGACGATTCATTTCCTCGATTTTTCTCTGCGTTCAaagtttatgcaaacgtttatTAAGATATTTGATTCACGATTGCTCCCTGGTTGGAAACGTTCCACTACTGATAAGGAAATAATTTGTGGTTCTGGTATAGCTTCAACACTGCATTTGACGTGTGACAAGTTCGGCTTAGACGTCGACGTTGACTTGTGTTTGTGTGTGCCAATAAGGGTTGATGATTTTAAAGGGGCTCTGTCCATTCCAAATGATGCAAGTCCAAATTTCACCGACTACCTTTCTATTCAAGCGTTGTTGTTTAGATACATTAGCAACATCATGGAGCTATCACCTCTAGAATTGTATGCAATTCTTGGTAAGGAAGATCACACTTTTGAAGCCATTTCTACAAGAATCACTGCTCCTCATCTAGAGCTTTCTTCCTTCCAGTCTCTCTTACCACAAGATGGGCGCATCAAAGCCTACTGCATTGCAAAATGCATTCTGTCAGCTTTCCTTCCAAAACTGAGTAAAATCTTTGGATGCAAAAGATGCTGCCATCGGCTTGTAAGATCTTACCATATTAAAAACATACTCCTGTCTATGTTCAAGAATTACAAAGAAGACTCGCATTGGTCAAACAGCATGGTTCCAGTGTTAGAAATCTTTTTTATACTGAAGGAATGCATGATTTCTGATGACGAATCAAGTTATGATGCCGCTGTTTCTAAGCACTGCTTTCCAGGAACTCTTTATGTagaaaatgttacaaatttAAGTCCATATTATAATTCTGAACAGGGAGGCAAGTTCTTTTTCACCCCTGATTCTCACAAGCCTTTGTATGAATTAAGCTCATCGCCAGTTTTTGAAAGTCACCTTTTGACTGGAAACGAAGAGGCTGACAATCTACTGAGAGTATGGTTTGAAAAGTTAAATAACAAACCTTGGAATTCAAGACAACTGCTGTTAGATTTATTTAGTTTTCTCAATACCCTTAATGAAACAGTCTAG